The Methanobacterium lacus genome includes a region encoding these proteins:
- the metX gene encoding homoserine O-acetyltransferase MetX has protein sequence MKNESIGIVETKYHSLSDDLILESGEKLKNVQVAYETYGKLNKEKSNAILVCHALTGDAHVAGWYEGDKKPGWWDVIIGPGKCLDTEKYFIICSNVIGGCKGSTGPSSINPETNKPYGLDFPIITIKDMVNAQKKLVNSMGVTQLFAVIGGSMGGMQVLQWCVSYPDMVRSAIPIATTAFSSPQQIAFNEVGRRAIISDPNWNNGQYYDSEVPTEGLALARMIAHITYLSNESMYQKFGRRLQDKEDYGFDFETDFEVESYLHYQGNSFTKRFDANSYLYITKAVDYFDLAGEGSLAETFYGLKIKFLVISVDSDWLYPPSLSRDIVMGLNANDINVSYCEIKSSYGHDAFLIEAGQLNYLIAGFLSDTLVKDVMAKEFPKIKEKSSIEHAAELMLHEKVTHLPVVTDNSTLLGIVTAWDISKSVARNYKELDDIMTKEVIVVSPEDPIELAARKMKKYSISSLPVVDESETVIGIVTMDHVSSMMTEN, from the coding sequence ATGAAAAACGAATCCATCGGAATTGTAGAAACCAAGTATCATTCCTTATCCGATGATTTGATCCTTGAAAGCGGTGAAAAACTAAAAAATGTCCAAGTCGCATATGAAACCTACGGTAAACTCAATAAAGAGAAGAGTAATGCTATACTGGTTTGCCATGCACTTACAGGAGATGCACATGTTGCAGGTTGGTACGAGGGAGATAAAAAACCAGGCTGGTGGGATGTTATAATAGGTCCAGGCAAATGTTTGGACACTGAAAAATATTTCATCATCTGCTCCAATGTCATAGGAGGATGTAAAGGTTCCACTGGACCATCTTCAATCAATCCAGAAACCAACAAACCTTACGGGCTGGATTTTCCCATAATAACTATTAAGGATATGGTAAACGCCCAGAAAAAACTGGTAAATTCCATGGGTGTAACACAATTGTTCGCAGTAATAGGAGGTTCAATGGGCGGGATGCAAGTCTTACAATGGTGTGTTTCATATCCTGACATGGTCAGATCAGCCATCCCTATTGCCACCACAGCATTTTCATCCCCTCAACAAATAGCTTTTAACGAAGTTGGTAGAAGGGCAATAATATCGGATCCAAACTGGAATAATGGTCAGTACTACGATTCAGAAGTACCTACAGAGGGTTTGGCTCTTGCAAGGATGATAGCTCATATAACTTATTTAAGTAATGAATCCATGTATCAGAAGTTTGGAAGGAGACTTCAGGACAAGGAAGACTATGGATTTGACTTTGAAACAGACTTCGAAGTCGAAAGCTACCTTCACTATCAGGGAAATTCATTCACCAAGCGATTCGATGCAAATTCCTACCTTTACATAACCAAGGCAGTGGATTATTTCGATCTTGCAGGGGAAGGTTCTCTCGCAGAAACATTTTACGGTCTTAAAATTAAATTTCTCGTGATATCAGTTGATTCAGATTGGCTCTATCCTCCATCACTTTCAAGAGACATTGTGATGGGACTCAATGCCAACGATATAAATGTCAGCTACTGTGAAATTAAATCAAGTTATGGGCATGATGCCTTTTTAATAGAAGCGGGTCAGCTGAATTACTTAATAGCAGGATTTTTATCGGACACTCTTGTGAAGGATGTGATGGCCAAGGAATTTCCAAAGATCAAAGAAAAGTCAAGTATTGAACATGCTGCTGAGCTCATGCTCCATGAAAAGGTCACCCACCTTCCAGTGGTGACAGACAACAGCACTCTACTTGGAATTGTAACTGCATGGGATATTTCCAAATCTGTAGCAAGAAACTACAAGGAACTGGATGATATCATGACCAAGGAAGTTATAGTGGTCAGCCCAGAGGATCCAATAGAACTGGCTGCACGGAAGATGAAAAAATATTCAATATCCTCACTGCCTGTTGTGGATGAATCTGAAACTGTCATTGGAATTGTTACAATGGATCATGTAAGCAGCATGATGACAGAAAATTAG
- the nifS gene encoding cysteine desulfurase NifS — MYMDHSATSPVDPEVFEAMKPYFVDSFGNASTLYSLGREGKQAMEAARIEVASLINAEPKEIIFTSGGTESDNLAIKGTAYKLKNKGNHIITTNIEHPAVDETCKYLEKNGFKVTYLPVGEDGIIKVDDLKAAITNETILITVMHANNEIGTIQPIEEIGKIASEKKIYFHTDAVQTVGKIPVDVKKMNVDMLSLSSHKLYGPKGVGALYIKKGVRIEPLLHGGGHERGLRPGTENVAGIVGLGKACSIAKVSQETDAQKLTNLRNKLVDGILNSIEDSYLNGDRTKRLPNNANFRFTGIEGESLILRLDTKGIAASTGSACSSTKLEASHVLTAIGLKEVEAHGSLRISLGHENTEEDIEYAIKAIKEVVEQLRQMSPLWCGIKK, encoded by the coding sequence ATTTATATGGATCATTCAGCAACATCACCGGTAGACCCAGAAGTATTTGAAGCAATGAAACCCTACTTTGTTGATTCCTTTGGAAATGCATCAACACTTTACTCCCTTGGAAGAGAAGGAAAACAGGCCATGGAAGCAGCAAGAATTGAGGTAGCATCATTAATCAATGCAGAACCCAAAGAAATAATATTTACAAGTGGTGGAACAGAATCTGACAACCTAGCAATCAAAGGAACAGCTTACAAACTCAAAAACAAAGGAAATCATATAATAACCACCAACATAGAACATCCTGCAGTGGATGAAACCTGTAAGTACCTAGAAAAAAATGGATTCAAAGTAACCTACCTACCAGTGGGAGAAGATGGAATCATCAAGGTTGACGATCTAAAAGCTGCCATCACCAATGAAACCATACTCATAACTGTAATGCATGCAAACAACGAAATTGGAACCATCCAACCAATAGAAGAAATTGGAAAGATTGCAAGCGAGAAAAAAATATACTTCCACACAGACGCAGTTCAAACCGTTGGAAAAATACCTGTAGATGTTAAGAAGATGAATGTTGACATGCTATCACTCTCCTCACACAAACTATACGGTCCTAAAGGAGTTGGAGCATTGTACATCAAAAAGGGTGTTAGAATCGAACCATTACTCCACGGTGGAGGTCATGAAAGGGGATTAAGGCCAGGAACAGAAAATGTGGCTGGAATTGTAGGGCTGGGCAAAGCATGCTCAATTGCCAAAGTAAGCCAAGAAACAGATGCACAAAAACTCACAAACCTCAGGAACAAGTTAGTAGATGGAATCCTGAACTCCATAGAAGATTCCTACCTAAACGGTGACAGAACCAAAAGACTTCCAAACAATGCAAACTTCAGATTCACAGGAATTGAAGGCGAATCCCTCATACTCCGTCTAGATACCAAGGGAATAGCAGCATCAACAGGTTCGGCATGTTCATCAACCAAACTCGAAGCTTCACATGTTTTAACAGCCATAGGACTCAAGGAAGTTGAAGCCCATGGATCACTAAGAATTAGTTTGGGCCATGAAAACACTGAAGAAGACATTGAATATGCAATTAAAGCCATAAAAGAAGTTGTGGAACAACTAAGACAAATGTCTCCTCTCTGGTGCGGAATCAAAAAATAA
- a CDS encoding class I SAM-dependent methyltransferase, whose translation MIKELIKKQIKKTGTYREVEIETQKLEKQIQTLDQVRQTQITALEKQLETSKNDKNKLNNQIETLQKDKNKLNNQIETLQKDKNKLNNQIETLQKDKNKLNNQIETLQKDKNKLNNQMQTLQKDKQALKKERPRLLGYSMKSRPRGVSADVGKPVILKYILENIKKNQKVLDVGFGSGVYGKLLRTFYYRYVDGIDVFDKHLEEFGLDLIYDNIYIENILEFEFEFYDLIIMGDVLEHIELEAAKKLLTKFIEEKKCDHLIVSIPFESEQGDVHENVHEIHLQDNVTAKYMEKHYPYLDLIDLYYNSELGNIKAVYIWNKDLKTNPTSSC comes from the coding sequence ATGATTAAAGAGCTCATAAAAAAACAGATTAAAAAAACAGGGACATATAGAGAAGTAGAAATTGAAACCCAAAAGCTTGAAAAACAAATCCAAACCTTAGACCAAGTGAGACAAACACAAATTACAGCTCTTGAAAAACAATTAGAAACATCAAAAAATGACAAAAATAAGCTCAATAATCAAATAGAAACCCTACAAAAAGACAAAAATAAGCTCAATAATCAAATAGAAACCCTACAAAAAGACAAAAATAAGCTCAATAATCAAATAGAAACCCTACAAAAAGACAAAAATAAGCTCAATAATCAAATAGAAACCCTACAAAAAGACAAAAATAAGCTCAATAATCAAATGCAAACCCTACAAAAAGACAAGCAAGCACTTAAAAAAGAGAGACCTAGACTTTTAGGATATAGTATGAAAAGTAGACCTAGAGGAGTTAGTGCAGATGTGGGTAAGCCTGTCATTTTGAAGTATATTTTAGAGAATATTAAAAAAAACCAGAAAGTGTTAGATGTTGGTTTTGGATCAGGTGTGTATGGAAAATTGCTTAGAACATTTTATTATAGGTATGTCGATGGTATAGATGTTTTTGATAAACATTTGGAGGAATTTGGTCTAGATCTAATTTATGATAATATTTACATCGAAAATATACTCGAATTCGAATTTGAATTTTATGATCTGATAATTATGGGCGATGTATTAGAGCATATTGAGTTGGAAGCAGCTAAAAAACTGCTTACAAAGTTTATTGAAGAAAAAAAATGCGACCATCTAATTGTTTCTATCCCATTCGAGAGTGAACAGGGTGATGTACATGAAAATGTACATGAAATACACTTACAGGATAATGTTACAGCAAAATATATGGAAAAACATTATCCATATCTTGATTTGATTGATTTATACTATAATTCAGAACTAGGAAATATTAAAGCAGTATATATCTGGAACAAAGACTTAAAAACTAATCCCACGAGCTCTTGTTGA
- a CDS encoding glycosyltransferase translates to MSMIYIFKKEKLNPKNIYRIIKAQKLIKSLNLFDKEFYLTNYPDIRNTNINPLDHYIYHGWKEKRVPSTKFDGNYYLKNYSDVRKSEVNPLIHYVVYGKKEGRFPNHHAEINSTEYIIKDLKNKLNETNKKHKQEIEKLNNRINSHSSLTRKIDDLNRLTRKFTRVFTLNHINKEKIACEIELFKGLGVTREKRSPQIIVSLTSYPARIYDIHYCLYSLLNQNFKPDRLILWLSKEEFPNLEEDLPSNVLNLEKHGLEIKWTDKNFRVYNKLIHSLKEYPNEIIVTADDDIFYPEDWLERLYENYDGKNVVAHRAHLVNFESGSPVPYELWDKCTENEEISILNLITGVGGVLYPPDVFYKDVLKDQLFLKLSPNNDDLWFWGMVVLNNRKIKIIKNGYKYLTYINPERELNLNNDGTLYKDNQLRNDEQLSAILEYYPEIKERLLEEIPPKVSVIIPIYNREKYLKKCLDSVINQTLNDIEIICIDDGSTDRSREILNEYGKVDSRIKIINQKNQGPGLARNTGLKIAKGEYIGFVDSDDWIDLNFYETLFTEAKKQDADLTRTEYVYEYPNHSKEDNINRTILERKSDGELLNLNEHSVVIWNAIYKRKYLQKNNITFDKLPGLVDVPFTARATYYSKKTIPVIGTYYHYRKDIGNGLTIFSKKRIEALLKANKITLYFINSVKYENKTDYLVAFKRVIWRYDDNFGRGLKLDNFDKKDQESYFNEIVKGFQSCKYKEDLEKDHFETYFEFLEKDSFNEYLNYKLQND, encoded by the coding sequence ATGTCAATGATATACATTTTTAAGAAGGAAAAACTGAATCCAAAGAATATTTATAGAATTATTAAAGCTCAAAAACTAATTAAGTCTCTAAATCTTTTTGATAAAGAGTTTTATTTAACCAACTATCCAGATATTAGAAATACCAATATAAATCCATTGGATCATTATATCTATCATGGATGGAAGGAAAAAAGAGTTCCATCTACCAAGTTCGACGGAAACTATTACTTGAAAAACTATTCTGATGTAAGAAAGTCTGAAGTTAATCCACTAATTCACTATGTTGTTTACGGGAAAAAAGAAGGAAGATTTCCCAATCATCACGCTGAGATTAACTCAACAGAGTATATAATTAAGGATCTTAAAAATAAATTAAATGAAACTAATAAAAAACACAAGCAAGAAATTGAAAAGTTAAACAATAGAATTAATTCTCATTCATCATTAACTAGAAAAATTGATGATCTTAACAGGTTAACAAGAAAATTTACCAGGGTATTCACTCTTAATCATATTAACAAAGAAAAAATCGCATGTGAAATAGAGTTGTTCAAGGGATTGGGAGTTACTCGAGAGAAAAGAAGCCCTCAAATAATAGTCTCCCTAACTTCTTATCCTGCTAGAATTTATGATATTCATTACTGTTTATACTCTCTATTAAATCAAAATTTTAAGCCAGATAGACTTATTTTATGGTTGTCAAAAGAAGAATTCCCAAATTTAGAAGAAGATTTACCTTCAAATGTATTAAATCTCGAAAAGCATGGTTTGGAAATTAAATGGACAGACAAAAATTTTAGGGTTTATAATAAATTAATTCATTCTCTAAAAGAGTATCCAAATGAAATTATTGTTACTGCAGATGATGATATTTTTTATCCTGAAGATTGGTTGGAAAGATTATATGAAAATTATGATGGAAAAAACGTAGTGGCACATAGAGCTCATTTAGTGAATTTTGAATCGGGTTCTCCTGTACCTTATGAACTATGGGATAAGTGCACTGAAAATGAGGAAATCTCCATTTTAAACTTGATTACTGGTGTTGGGGGCGTTTTATATCCTCCGGATGTTTTTTATAAAGATGTTTTAAAGGATCAGCTATTCCTTAAACTTTCACCAAATAATGACGATCTGTGGTTTTGGGGAATGGTTGTTTTAAACAATAGAAAGATCAAAATTATTAAAAATGGATATAAATATTTAACATACATCAATCCCGAAAGAGAACTAAATTTAAACAACGATGGAACTTTATATAAAGATAATCAACTAAGAAACGATGAACAGCTTTCTGCAATTTTAGAATATTACCCTGAAATAAAAGAAAGGTTATTAGAAGAGATACCCCCTAAAGTCTCTGTAATCATTCCAATATACAATAGAGAAAAATATCTTAAAAAGTGTTTAGATAGTGTGATAAATCAAACCCTAAATGATATTGAAATTATTTGTATCGATGACGGCTCAACTGATCGATCAAGAGAAATATTAAATGAATATGGAAAAGTAGATAGCAGAATAAAAATAATAAACCAAAAAAATCAAGGACCAGGATTGGCAAGAAACACTGGTCTTAAAATTGCAAAAGGAGAATATATTGGATTTGTTGATAGTGACGATTGGATTGATTTAAATTTTTATGAAACATTATTTACCGAAGCCAAAAAGCAGGACGCTGACTTAACAAGAACAGAATATGTATATGAATACCCGAACCATTCAAAGGAAGATAACATAAACAGAACAATTCTTGAAAGAAAATCTGATGGAGAACTGTTAAACTTAAATGAACATTCTGTCGTGATTTGGAATGCTATATACAAAAGAAAATACTTACAAAAAAACAATATAACTTTTGACAAACTTCCCGGATTAGTGGACGTTCCCTTTACAGCAAGAGCAACATATTATTCAAAGAAAACCATTCCAGTTATTGGTACTTATTATCATTATAGAAAAGATATTGGAAACGGATTAACAATTTTCAGTAAAAAAAGAATTGAAGCATTGTTAAAAGCAAACAAAATTACTCTATACTTTATTAACTCGGTAAAATATGAAAATAAAACTGATTACCTAGTGGCATTTAAAAGAGTTATTTGGCGTTATGATGATAACTTTGGAAGAGGTTTAAAACTTGATAATTTTGATAAAAAAGATCAAGAATCATATTTCAATGAAATTGTTAAAGGATTTCAATCATGTAAGTATAAAGAAGATTTAGAAAAAGACCACTTCGAAACATACTTTGAATTCCTGGAAAAAGATAGTTTTAATGAATATTTAAATTACAAACTTCAAAATGATTAG
- a CDS encoding PEP/pyruvate-binding domain-containing protein produces MELEKYFGVPQDIEWALEFNESSSDNKHTIYILQSRHVTTLTAGSEKDDILWFRTYGVEYWADATTPLFYDVMGKMLTDYVNHEGAKIM; encoded by the coding sequence ATGGAACTCGAAAAATATTTTGGTGTACCTCAAGACATAGAATGGGCATTGGAATTTAATGAATCAAGTTCAGATAATAAACATACCATCTACATACTTCAATCAAGACATGTAACCACTCTCACAGCAGGTTCAGAGAAGGATGATATTTTATGGTTCCGGACATATGGAGTTGAATATTGGGCAGATGCAACTACACCACTATTTTACGATGTCATGGGAAAAATGCTCACAGACTACGTTAACCATGAAGGTGCAAAGATAATGTGA
- a CDS encoding 2TM domain-containing protein, whose protein sequence is MDENYVQAKNRMHQLKAFYKNLISYVVVMIFLVVINYFTSPNFWWVLFPALIWGIFVIIQGVSVYSKRGLFSKEWEDKKIQEYMDENED, encoded by the coding sequence ATGGATGAAAATTATGTGCAGGCCAAAAACAGAATGCATCAATTAAAAGCATTTTACAAAAATTTAATATCCTATGTCGTAGTCATGATATTCCTTGTTGTAATTAACTATTTCACCAGTCCAAACTTTTGGTGGGTTCTTTTCCCTGCATTGATCTGGGGTATCTTTGTGATTATTCAAGGAGTAAGTGTGTACAGTAAACGTGGACTGTTCTCCAAAGAATGGGAAGACAAAAAAATTCAAGAGTATATGGACGAAAATGAGGATTAA
- a CDS encoding 6-pyruvoyltetrahydropterin synthase, whose protein sequence is MVKEFTMTKSEDLNDFSEDKTNKFLWIIPGLIAFLIALIPTLSNAWPFTVDIYVHARTAEVFSQYGLTFIDPMINPPNGAAITSPPLFSLILMYVGDFFKVNYFDAARFLQPFLALFVVSSVSYVGKKFYGNVAGMSAGFIIMASYLFTRMMSPLPETFAIIFVPIAIYMFYKAVTTRNYLYTIITSFLFLVILATHQSTTSLLFLILSAITLVLTILKRDNIYIKNYLIFLSIIVVAGIIASIGLLIFKPDMASTVLTYAISMIKTSVPYNDPISNAKYLIYLGIVLIFMLIGGVVVLKRRSTKDLFIIIWICVLFIMSKSYWFGINVYTIRLLIHLLIPLSILGGVGLSYLYLEFKKKEFPNKSIRNTLLVTTCIILSLFAVVTATSSNFETIPQYNSQPYGSSNITVPQLAPPTNADVELATWFNQYGNNKSSVLSNNYNTNQFLVATTGQPVINVGTSERIITNGFKSSELNTYKIGYFVFDKRLTFPSNTSDKYLDQGFLYLNSKYSIQSILPSDATLLYQNEYYIVYKI, encoded by the coding sequence ATGGTAAAAGAATTCACGATGACAAAATCTGAGGATTTAAATGATTTTTCAGAGGATAAAACTAATAAATTTCTTTGGATCATCCCGGGATTAATTGCATTTTTAATAGCACTCATTCCAACTTTGAGCAATGCCTGGCCCTTCACTGTTGATATTTATGTACATGCAAGGACTGCTGAAGTATTCAGTCAATACGGACTCACATTTATAGATCCTATGATAAACCCACCTAATGGGGCTGCAATAACATCTCCACCATTATTTAGTTTGATCTTGATGTACGTGGGCGACTTTTTTAAAGTAAATTATTTCGATGCAGCACGTTTTTTACAACCGTTCCTTGCATTATTTGTGGTTTCTTCAGTATCGTATGTTGGGAAAAAATTTTATGGCAATGTTGCAGGTATGTCTGCAGGTTTCATTATAATGGCAAGCTATCTTTTTACTAGAATGATGTCACCCCTTCCAGAAACATTTGCAATTATTTTCGTTCCAATAGCAATTTATATGTTTTACAAGGCTGTAACAACCCGAAATTATCTATACACCATTATTACAAGTTTTTTGTTTTTAGTAATCTTAGCAACACACCAATCAACAACCAGTCTGCTGTTTTTAATTTTATCCGCAATTACATTGGTATTAACCATTTTAAAAAGGGATAATATTTATATCAAGAATTATTTGATTTTTCTTTCGATTATTGTTGTTGCAGGCATCATAGCATCCATCGGTCTTTTGATATTTAAACCTGACATGGCCTCCACAGTCCTTACCTACGCAATAAGCATGATAAAAACATCCGTTCCCTACAACGATCCAATCAGTAATGCAAAATATTTGATCTACTTGGGTATTGTACTGATTTTCATGTTGATTGGTGGTGTTGTTGTGCTTAAAAGACGAAGTACCAAGGACCTTTTCATCATCATCTGGATCTGTGTGCTTTTCATAATGAGCAAATCCTATTGGTTTGGAATAAATGTGTACACCATCAGGTTACTGATCCATTTATTAATACCCCTCTCAATTCTGGGTGGAGTTGGTTTAAGTTATCTTTACCTTGAATTTAAGAAAAAGGAATTTCCCAACAAATCCATAAGAAACACCTTACTGGTTACAACATGCATAATTCTATCGTTATTTGCTGTTGTCACTGCCACAAGTTCAAACTTCGAAACAATACCCCAATACAACTCCCAACCCTACGGTTCAAGTAACATCACTGTACCCCAACTCGCACCCCCAACTAATGCAGATGTGGAACTTGCAACTTGGTTTAACCAATATGGAAACAACAAATCATCAGTACTTTCAAATAATTACAACACGAACCAATTTTTAGTGGCAACAACTGGTCAACCAGTTATTAATGTGGGAACAAGTGAGCGTATCATCACCAATGGATTCAAATCATCAGAATTAAATACCTACAAAATAGGATACTTCGTGTTTGATAAACGTTTAACATTCCCTTCAAACACCAGTGATAAATATCTTGATCAGGGATTCCTATACCTAAACAGTAAATACAGTATACAATCTATCTTACCCTCCGATGCCACCCTACTTTACCAGAATGAGTACTACATAGTATACAAAATCTAG
- a CDS encoding TetR/AcrR family transcriptional regulator, which translates to MAIPERKQREKIQRRESMIDAAEILFFKKGYDNVTMKDIADEVELNRATIYLYFENKEALCFAVILKGMRILNGMIKKNVKRTTARRMINAVGSTYYMFFQMYPQYFKVYNYFQSGRFEVEDLLSSTNGQHKSSVWDLKEILKLQREIFNILLEIITNLDKKTISVDMDPKLLTIIILSTLDGMISPSPVMKMEFKELNLNEYQNFNIIFLNFVNKLLSLD; encoded by the coding sequence ATGGCAATACCGGAAAGAAAGCAGCGTGAAAAAATACAGAGGCGTGAATCTATGATAGATGCTGCAGAAATTCTATTCTTTAAAAAGGGCTATGATAATGTCACCATGAAGGATATTGCCGATGAAGTTGAATTGAATCGTGCAACCATTTATTTGTATTTTGAAAATAAAGAAGCCCTGTGTTTTGCAGTGATTTTAAAGGGTATGCGCATTTTAAATGGAATGATCAAAAAAAATGTGAAAAGGACAACTGCTAGACGGATGATAAATGCTGTGGGATCTACTTATTATATGTTTTTCCAGATGTATCCACAGTACTTCAAGGTTTATAACTACTTCCAGTCTGGAAGGTTTGAGGTTGAAGATCTATTAAGTTCTACAAACGGACAGCATAAGAGTTCAGTATGGGATTTAAAAGAAATTTTAAAGCTTCAAAGAGAAATATTCAATATTCTATTGGAAATAATTACTAATTTGGATAAAAAAACAATTTCGGTTGATATGGATCCGAAGCTTTTGACAATAATTATATTATCAACTTTAGATGGAATGATCAGTCCATCCCCTGTAATGAAGATGGAATTTAAGGAACTGAATTTGAATGAATATCAAAACTTCAACATAATTTTCCTTAATTTTGTAAACAAACTTTTATCACTAGATTAA
- a CDS encoding alpha/beta fold hydrolase: MYANVNGIKIYYEIFGEGKPLMIIWGMGGEIGSFVDKLKETKNYKLITFDNRGTGRTDKPNDEYTIEIMAEDAISLLDELKIQKVSILGISMGSRIAITMAAKYPDRVSNLILNVAAAKSAQNSDENSKEAYEKLKQVANNPKLLNAMGKYPPSSTSFLRLFDALTSYDGTKYLKEIKSPTLIVNGTQDSSTPIKYAKELFDRIQNSKLIMAKEDHFFIRTKPELLIDPMNKFIFKKNGF; the protein is encoded by the coding sequence GTGTATGCAAATGTAAATGGAATCAAAATATACTACGAAATTTTTGGTGAAGGTAAACCATTGATGATCATATGGGGTATGGGTGGTGAAATTGGTTCTTTTGTAGATAAACTCAAAGAAACAAAGAATTACAAATTAATAACTTTTGACAACAGAGGCACTGGAAGAACAGACAAACCAAATGATGAGTACACAATAGAAATCATGGCTGAAGATGCTATTAGTTTACTCGATGAACTTAAAATTCAAAAAGTAAGTATTCTGGGAATATCAATGGGTTCTCGTATAGCCATTACAATGGCAGCTAAATATCCAGATAGAGTCTCAAATTTGATATTAAATGTAGCAGCAGCTAAATCTGCTCAAAATTCCGATGAAAATTCTAAGGAAGCCTACGAAAAATTAAAGCAAGTAGCCAATAATCCTAAATTATTGAATGCAATGGGCAAATATCCTCCCTCTTCCACATCTTTTTTAAGACTATTTGATGCACTGACAAGTTATGATGGAACAAAATATTTGAAAGAAATTAAATCACCAACACTTATCGTTAATGGAACACAGGATTCATCAACACCTATAAAATATGCAAAGGAACTCTTTGATCGTATACAAAATTCAAAATTAATAATGGCTAAAGAAGATCATTTTTTTATTAGGACAAAACCTGAGCTTTTGATAGATCCAATGAATAAATTTATTTTTAAAAAAAATGGATTCTAA
- a CDS encoding response regulator translates to MGNTKIFITEDQMILKLDLKNRLETLNYEVVGMADNGYDAIEQIEKLDPDVVLMDIVLKGELNGIETAQLIKDKFNTPIIYMSAYYDDEILDKAAKTQPDGYITKPYEDVLIRTTIEMAMRKRKYRDE, encoded by the coding sequence CTGGGAAATACAAAAATTTTCATTACAGAAGATCAGATGATACTCAAACTCGATCTAAAAAACAGGCTTGAAACTTTAAATTACGAAGTGGTTGGAATGGCTGATAATGGATACGATGCAATTGAACAAATAGAAAAATTAGATCCTGATGTTGTTCTCATGGACATAGTGTTGAAGGGAGAATTAAATGGGATTGAAACTGCTCAGTTGATCAAAGATAAATTTAATACTCCCATAATTTACATGTCTGCATACTACGATGATGAAATATTGGACAAAGCAGCAAAAACGCAACCGGATGGTTACATCACCAAACCATATGAAGACGTGTTGATTCGCACTACCATTGAAATGGCCATGAGAAAAAGGAAGTATCGAGACGAATAA
- a CDS encoding PAS domain-containing protein: MKIKNNLDELKSILKNSPDSIFVHNLKFDLIYANKGSCESQLYNNNKFGTSHFNELDQLIHYNLQKNYNDLINNGSTYFESSKICYDGSTIDVDVDSNIMESEEDSIILSIARNSCEIESPNTDQKELYEMLKTTRKGMIIDNLGIITYLNHNLCNQLGYSKDEILGHEYIDFFKGVQEFSILDELVKVKMGGVSNLISKMERKDGSNLWMLTTISPIYIKNEEYLGNLSTLRDITELVNQ, from the coding sequence TTGAAGATTAAAAATAATTTGGATGAATTGAAATCAATTTTAAAAAACTCACCTGATTCCATTTTTGTACATAACCTAAAATTTGATTTAATTTATGCAAATAAAGGATCATGCGAAAGTCAACTGTATAACAATAATAAATTTGGTACTTCACACTTCAACGAACTCGACCAATTGATTCATTACAACCTTCAGAAAAATTACAATGATCTAATTAACAACGGATCAACCTACTTTGAATCTTCAAAAATCTGTTACGATGGATCTACCATAGATGTAGATGTTGATTCAAATATAATGGAGTCTGAAGAAGATTCAATAATATTAAGCATTGCTAGAAACTCTTGTGAAATTGAATCTCCAAACACTGATCAAAAGGAATTATATGAAATGCTTAAAACAACCAGAAAAGGAATGATAATAGATAATTTGGGTATAATAACTTATTTAAATCATAATTTATGTAATCAGTTAGGATACAGCAAGGATGAAATATTGGGCCATGAATATATCGATTTTTTCAAGGGAGTTCAAGAGTTCTCCATACTTGATGAGCTTGTTAAGGTCAAGATGGGAGGCGTTAGTAATTTAATATCTAAAATGGAAAGGAAAGATGGTTCAAATTTGTGGATGCTCACAACAATATCCCCCATCTACATTAAAAATGAGGAGTATTTAGGGAACCTATCAACACTCAGAGACATAACAGAATTAGTCAATCAATGA